The genomic stretch GTATGATTTTTCACGAAGTAaatttcttttaggttttccCCCTTAGGACTTTGAATAAGTGACTATTAAGGGAATTACAGGGAAAACCATTATGGGTGCTCCTTTTGCCTCACTGTTTCACACAGTTCCCAAGGTGGAGGCCATTGTGTCAGACTTTTTCAAGGTTAATTTTCAATGTTGTGAGAAATAGTACATCTGTCTCCACAGAGGAATGCACAGTACATCCACTGGTCATTAGAGAAAAATCAAGCACCCTGTTTACAGTGATAAAGTTGAAATTAAGGAAGTGATAGGGAAATATATTGATAGATCAGCTGTTCATGCATAACTCTTTGCTTGTAGTGTTCATCAACACTTAACTAATCcttaattgttttttgtttgggtttttttatgAAACaagggattgaaatcaggagcactcaaccagtgagctatatccctgatccattttattttttatttttgagactgggtcatGCTAAATCATCTagggtggcttcaaacttgtgactCTTCAAACTTGGACCCTCCTGACTCTGTCTCCTAAGTAACTGGGCTCATAGGCACATGCCACCTGTGCCTGGCTCATTGCATGTGTTGTAGGTTTTTTGTTCTCCCTAGTTTTAGTCTTTtatctccttttaattttcatatattaaaaaattttactccatttttgtggtttattctttttcttaggaAAGTATTACATCCAAAATATATGTCACTGCCTTCTCAGAATCCCATTTCAGTGTATAGTGCATCCATGGAATATATGGGAATAAAATTCTTGTTTCACAGTAAATAACAGTTTGTCCCTACCCAATTTATTCAAgagtttagggctggggagatagctcagctggtagagtgcttgctttgcaagcacaaggacctgagttcgatccccagtaccgcaaaaaaaaaaaaagagtttattatTTCTGCCACTGTTGTACAATGTTTATTATGTAGTGaggcagtttttttgtttgtatgtccatcaaatactgtttttcttaCCAATGATGTATTTGTTAATTCTGTGTTAATAGTATAGTATCCTGCTGGGAGTgctggtgcacgtctgtaatcccggCTCCTTTggaagctaaggcaagaggattgtatgTTAGAAGAcatcctgggtaacttagcaagaccttgtccccagaattttttgaaaaaaaggatAGTGATGTTGGTTAGTAGTAGAATTCCTGTATGTTCAATACAAAGTACCActcccaaaaaattaaaattaaaaagtagtatCTTGTACTGAAGAGTAGTGTAAAAGACTTTTATCAATATTAGGTGAGCTATTTTCTAGTTACAGTGATTTTAATCATTATACATTTCAAGCATTTATTATACCTACTAGGTTAGGGAAAGCAGTTATTAACATCTAGTCAAAGGTGTGTTTGGGGAATTATTCAATTTTACTGATATGTGTTGGTGATATATACCTCATTCCAAGATCATTGGCATATACTGTTTGGCTACACTAAACCCCTCTTTATAGTTAAGCTGGTGAGATCGATAGCAGTAGCAGTTCCTAGATGCTGGTAAAGGTTGAACTTGGTTCTTAAGCATTTCTAAGAACTTGCGGTCTTAGGAAAGTTGGTGTTAACTCTCTTGTGCACACCCAGTGGTAGGACTTTGTTATGAGAGGTACTACAGATCAGGTGTACAACAAGACATTGGGTGAGCCAGGAGCACAGTGTGTGTTCCTGTTCTGCTGTTGTGTTAACACACAGTTCGAGGTTAGCATCAGAATTGTGAGGATGTGAGTATGGATGAAGAGTAAGAGTGTGATGACCAAATCGTGGAATGAACACAGCATCATGTCAACTTTTTATGAAATGAGTCTCAGTCGCCAGTATGAAGTCTTACTGTTCCTCTTGGAAATCATATGGGATGTTTTTAGGATTCAGTGACCTTTGATGATGTTGCTGTGACCTTCACTCTGGGAGAGTGGACTTTGCTGGATCCTTCCCAGAAGCAGCTGTACAGAGATGTGATGTGTGATACCTTCAAGAACCTGGCCTCTATAAGTAAGTGTGACACTGTTCCCTCACTTAGTCAATCACAGGACAATTGTTTTCTTGCTCATTAGTGCTGCTTCATGTTATGggatatggaaaagaaaatttgggTGAATATATCATCAGGTTTGGTCAAATTATGCTATCAACCTAGCTAGATAATTGTTCATCAGTGTTTAATAATTGATACTGATTTTTCTGGgtcttttagaaaaagaaagagaagatcagACCATTGAAGATGTATACAAGAATCCCAGAAGAGAATTAAGGTAATTGGCACTCATAGGAGAAATCAATGTCCCTCGAAAATCTGGCAGTGAcaagaaatcttaaaaacaagCAAATGGTACTAATAAGCCCAGCTTCAAATTGATTTTGTCTCATAAGATGTTCTCCCAACATGCATTCAGGTCTACAATCTggaaatttaaaatccaaaatgttcTAATATTGGAAACATCTAGAGCACCAACATGATGCCTGATGTGACATGTTCTTGGGGGTTCATTGTGTACAAGCTTTATAAcatgcataaaattattttaaaatattgtgtgaCGTTACCTTTAGGCGGTTTAGGTGCTGTGATACAAAAGTGAATTTTGTGTTTCATTGTGACCCATCTTTGAGATACCTTAATaagtatatgtaaaatatttgaagatccAAACATTTTTGATCCACAGTATTTTCCAGAAAGTACCCAATTGCATTTAAAGGTGATACAGACATTCAGTGTTTGCCAGTTCTTGGAAACAGTATTAAGATACTCCATAATAATACAACTATTTTGATAATAGCAGTGCTTCTCGTTTCTTCCAGAAGTCAAGTGGTAGGGAGATGCTGTGAGCATGAAGAAGGTAGTCAATGTGGAGAAACTGTCAGCTGGAAACCAGATTGTTTTGTGAACAAGATAGTTCCTCCAGGAGTAAAATCAAGTGAAAGCCCTGTGTGTGAAGAAGTCCTCGTTGGTCATTCATCTATAAATGTGCCCCTCAGAGCTTATGCTGAACAGAAACCATATGATTATCCAGAATATGGGGAGAATCCATGTAAATATAAGGAATGTGAAAAAGCCTTCAGTTCTCTccaatactttgaggagtatgaAGGAACTCACACTGAGGGCAGATatcatgaatgtaaacaatgtggaagaGTCTTCAGTCTTTCCAGTTCCCTTCAAGTACATgaaagaattcacactggagagaaaccctttGTATGCAAAGATTGTGGGAAAGCCTTTACTCGTTCCAGGTCTGTTTATAGACATgaaagaactcacactggagagaagccttatgTATGTAAGGATTGTGGGAAAGCCTTGTGTGATTCAAGTTCCCTTACAATACATgaaagaactcacactggagagaaaccctatgtaTGTAGGGATTGTGGGAAAGCTTTCACTCATAGTAGGTCCTTTTATAGGCATGAAAGAACtcacagtggagagaaaccctatataTGTAAGCAGTGTGGGAAAGGCTTGAGTGATTCAAGTACccttaaaatacatgaaagaactcacagtggagagaaaccctatgtttgtaaggaatgtgggaaaaccTTTAGTTCTTCCAGTTACATTCGAATACATGAAAAagctcacactggagagaaacggtatatttgtaaaaaatgtggaaatgccTTTGGTTATTACAGTTCACTTAAAAAGCATGAAAGAATTCATATTGGAGGAAAACCCTTTATGTAAGGAGAGTGGGATATCTTTTacgtattttatttcctttcacaaACAAAAATTTACCCTGGGGATAAATCCTATGTCTGTAaacaatgtggggaaaaaatataGTCACTGCAGTCATGTTCTTAGACATCAGAGAACCCAAAATGGAGACAAGCCCTATGtatataaagaatgtggaaaCATCATTAGTTCTTCCATTATCTTGAAATATGTGAAAGAATTCACACAGGAGACAAACACTATATATGTGAGCAATGTGGAAAGGGCTTTCATTCTTTCCATTATATTGAAATCCATGAATGAACTCCATGTTGGAGAGAAACGCATTGTGGGAAAGCAGCCATTCCATTTCCTTTCACAGACATGgaagaactcacactggagaaTAACCCTGAATAAAGAATGTGGAAGACTTCATTATTACATAAGCTTTCTAGCAGACTTGAGAATGCACATTGCAGAGAACTTGTATTAATGTAAAGCATGTGGGAATGCCTCTAGTCATCTTGGTTCAACATACATATATCCATAGCTATAGTACGGAGAGAAACCTGGAATAGAAAAGAGAGGCAAAAAGGTCCAGTTGGCCTACATGTACACAGGATCAGAACTCTTCGAATGTGAAAAATACAAGATAGTTTTCAGTTTTAACAGTTTCAATGTCCTATGAAAGTTCTTCAGGTAGTGGAATCCTGTAAATGCATTAATATGAAGAGCTTgatgtaaaataatttgtttagtATTCTCTAGAGACTTCACTGTAGGAAACATGCAAAAACTTACATTGTGTTCATAAGTGACTCATTCTGAAAGTAGATCTCTGCAGTCtatatttctaatttatattcttgaaaataaatgttgAGAAAACACACCTCGGTAGGTTTCATTTAGGTAATAGCATgagagtttatatatatatagttgtctTTCAATCAGATAATGAGTTTTTGTCCTTTGTACTTGAACCATGTTGGATCCATAGGTGAATTGGTGAATTGAACTGTATTTCGGATGTGCCATAGGCCTAATTTTTatgcagttttaaaataattgtggtTAAAGGACTACTGAAAATGAATTGgttttggagtttttttgttttttttcttttttggtactgggctgTACATTTTTTTAGAAAGActttcttgtagatttttttcttttgattttgtgttttcacaaaaatttattggcaaaattcaaaatgtagtgataaaatatatttttggggATACAGTTCtaataagaataatgaaattctTTTAAGGAGGAATAACAGTTCAGTTAATTGGGAGTTAAAAGTTAAGAGTTTGCTATCAAATTAATTACAAATATGTTctgtaaaaatcattcttagctGAAGGACTTTGCAAATTTAGACAGATTTGGCCTACAAATTATAGTTGGAGAATAAGAGATTTTTACCAGTaccaaggaagaaacaaaaagcagaagaaatcaaagacCACCAATAATAGATATtgtttcttacctttttttctaattatatttgtatggttctttatttcacatttcattGCATTTGACCTCCTTGTTGACAAAGTCATCTATTTGCTCAGAAATGGATTAGAATTATTTAgcaaaaaagagaaggaataaatttgtACTTATTGACTAccgaaattaatttttttttagtccttttttggtatctggaattgaacccagaaatgcttaaccaccaaaccacattgaacccagaggtgcctaaccactgagcaacatgcccaatccccctttttttaaaacctagaaacaggatctcataagttgcttagagcctccctaagttgctgaggctgactttgaacttgaatcctcttgcctcagattCCAAACCAATGGAATTCTAGGTGTGCACCCCACACCCAGCACAAGATAGTGATTCTATTTGGAGATGGCAGGATCTCTAacaggtggggcctagttggaaaACTTAGAACAGCTGAGATGTGATAGATGTTGGAACACAAGCCTCTTCCTCACTTTTTGCTCCTAAGCCACCATGAGATGAGAAACTTTACTTCACCACATATTCCCCCCACCATGCTGTATTCTGTTGTCAGTGACTCATTTGACAAGAGCCAGATGTCAGGACTGACaacactgaaactgtgagccaaactaaacttttcctcctttcagttgtttattttaggtttttgtcATAGAGGTGGAAAGCTGTCAAACCAAGTGACcatttgatgagaaaataaatatggcTAGAAGGAAGCCATGAACTGCTATTCATTGAGAAAATCAGTAAAAGACCCTGAAGATATCAGTGCTGCATCTGCCATGACAGACCTAAAGTGCTTGGGCTTGGAGTATAAATCAGTATAATGGAAGGTGTCCAGGTCACTCATGAGAACTTGAACTTCATCCAACTTGACCAGAACACACTGAACACATTTCCCAAGAAAAACCCCTCTTTCACTCCCAGATCTGAATTGCCCTGCTTCTGGAAAGCCTTCCAACTGCCTTTACTGTAAGGCAAAGGCCTGATTTCCCCACTCTTGGCTCCCTCAGTCTTGTTCTCCTTTGACCCCATGAGACTGAAGGGAGCTCCTCAAGCCAAGGCCTCTGTGCAGAGAGATACTGCAGGAAGCCTTCATTATATGCTGGAAGAGGGAATGGAGATTGAAGGTCCCTGAAGGCACCTCAAGTCTGCTTGATTCTGCAGGTCCTGAGACAGCCAGTCCATTTTGGCCTCCTCCAGAGGCCCATCAGAATGTCCTGTGGGGAAGGACACAGCAGAGACAGGACAGAGCTTCAGTTCAAGGTACCCCTTGGTGTGGGCATGTGCCATAAGAGCATCAAGCAGGGAGCGGgtctttggtttgtttgtttttttaatcctttaCTCAGCTTAGGTGCCCATTTTAGCTTCTAACTCAGTGATTCTCAATCCTCCACAGTAATTCTCTAAACATTTCTCGTTCTCATTATGTTGGGGGAGTAGTGAGGTTTATCTAGTGAGTTAATGCCAAGGATGCTGCTAAATGGTGTACAATGCCCACCTGAAAGGATTATTTAGCTCCATATGTTACTGGTGCTAACCTTCAGAAACCCTGTTCCAGGTGTTTCTCACTTAAATATTTGCCATATTTGTTTCCCTGATAACCTGGAGAGGCAATTAGAGCTAGGTGCACATGATATGTGATATTTGCTCAGCACCTGTGCATGAGCCATTTTCAGAGAGACTGAGTAGGGGGACATAGAAAACTTTTTGTGCAGGTCATAAATGTCTTCCCAGGTGGGATACTTCTTCCTTGTGCCAGCAACAGTATTCATATTACAGGTGATTCTGTGCACCAAGGTGACCCCGCCATGGGTTATACTTGGGACAATACCTTTCTGAGACTACTAGGGGTTATCAGTATGGACAGGCCTTGTTCCAGGGCCAAGGGTTTCAGTAACTCTGCTCAGTGATGTAGctcaaatttttcattaaaatgtttgtgTCTTTTTCTCTGATAGACTTCAGAGTTAGAGGTCTGATTCCATGGGGTTTCCAGTTTGGGACTTTGAGCCTCATTGGATTATACGAAgttctttccttatttattgcctttttttttcccttcacaatGCTGAATGAAATAACCATTTTGTAGGCTTCATAGATGAGAATGAGGCCTAGGAAAGTTCAGTgagtggctcagtagtacagaaCTCTTAAATTGCCATTGGATTTTCACTTCTGTCCCTTAATTATCTTTCTGATCTCACCAGATGCAGCAGCCATGTGGTCAGAACTGTGTCTGAATTTATCCTCAGGTTTCTCAACCTTCTTATAGCAACTACTTCAGCTCTCTTCCGGCTGAACCTACTGGTGTACAGTTCTGGGGACCACCTGAGAGCCTGTTCAGTGTTGTCGTCATCCGTTGCATGCTGGCTGACCTGTTCTCCACCATTGCTCCCTCAGCTTTTTGAGACGTTCAACCAGATAATAATCTTCACATTTAGCTATACTCATTCCTCCCTGCTCATGATCATGGGATATGACCACTGTGTGACTCTCTGCTACCTTTGCATCACAACGTGCTCATAATATCACATATCTGTGCCCATCTTGTGGCCTGATCTGGGCTGGCGGCTCCCTGAtggaaatgatgatgatgacatcAGTAGTTTTCACCCATCTTCTGGAACTCTAATGTGAAGCACCATTTTCTCCCCCATGGGTTTTCCCAGTTGATACTCACCCTTGGGGAGGAGATAGTTGTCACTGTGGCAGTGGTACTATTGTGTGACTCGTTCCTGATAGGCCATTGATTCCTCATTGATCTCTCCTATGTCTTCATTGTGCCACCATCTTGATCCCTTCTGGTGTGTGTTTCCCTTCCCACTGTGGTGATATTGCATGTGATTCTGTCTCTGTCATCTGCCCCAAGCACAGGGTCCCTCATTTTCTGTACGATGACACCTAATGTCCACCACCCATACAAGTGTTCTCTAGTACAGTTGGGTGACTCGAGATAATGATaatgtatagttttttttaaaaaatctagaaaaagagTTTTGAATGTTcttactacaaagaaaaaaaatgagatataaTTACCTGTTTTTTAATAGACCTAAAGTTTACatgtatgaaaacatcacattttacCTCTTAAAAATGGATTCTTATGACCTGTCAAACTAGTTTTCAAATTACAGTGTTTTTAGCTGagcacaggggtgcacacctaAAATACCAactactagggagactgaggcaagaggagtgCAAGTTTGGGGCCTGCCTCAgaaacttggcgagaccctgtctcaaaataaaaaggacggagcatgtagctccatggtaaagtgcccctacattcattccctagtacaaaagaaagagagatacaaaatgtgttttcatttggCCCACATTAAGAATAACCAAAACCTTACAAATGTCCAAAATGCAAGAAAAGTTTCAATTTTACCAAATGGTTGCAAGATCCTGTTAAAATTCCTCACGAACTGTGCTTATGCCCATTGGCTGGGACCACTATAAGACCATACACTTGCACTGTGCTTATGATCCTGCTTGGCTTTGCCCATCTTCTGCTCTGGTCTTGGGATGGTGGCTTGGGCATGGGGATAATGGTGACATTAACAGTTTTCCACCTCAACTTCTGTGGCCCACCATGTGCCGTACGTTTTCCTTCTAGAAACTGACCTGTGTGGAGAAACCTTTGCTCCGTGAGTGTGAATCGGACAGTGTGGTCAGCCTGGGTGGTGCCACACTGTTCTCTGTCTTCCCTGTGCTCGTGGTCTGGGAGATGCCCTGCCCTGTTCTCCGTGTGTCTcagctggctgtggtggtggTGCACTATGGTTTTGCCTCCATTCTCTGCCTCAAGGCCAGGGGCCCCCATTCTATATCTGTTGGAACCCTAATGTCTCCCACCCCCTTCGTTAGCCCGGTCATTTTCAACCTCAGGAATAAGGAGATGAAGGTAGGCATAAATAAAAGCATGTATGGAAAAGTCTATGTCCAAAGCCCCTGATAGTCTGTTTGGTGGTGGGGAAATAGGATAGAGGGGCTTGGGTTACTCTGTCTCCACATAACTCTTGAACAGATCAGGTATGTGAAAATACATCACTAGGTGTTTAATACCTACCAGCTATTTGTGTCCTCAACTTACTGCTTCAGTTAAAGCAATTGTGAGCTCTTGTTTTTGATCTGATGTGATTTACTCCCTCCAACTATCTGTGCCTAgtaaggtgggcagagaggaattACCATATAAATGTGTGAGGATTTATGAACCATATCATCCTTAAAGTTGAGGCAGGCAgtaaaacatatttgaaatgcCTGCTTCTGTTCCCAGGAACCTTGTCAAGTAGGGAATATGAGCAGGTCTGGACTAGAATGCTCAGATCAGTACTGTTTTGAAAGAAActgacttcctttctttctcatgcATATTGAAAAAAGGGCAAACCAAGTGTTATCCGTAGGAAATGTTTTCTTGCCTACACACCATGACAGCTGCTCCTTGGAATGCTGATCACACcgggaaaaaaacaaagtaatgCGGTCACTATTTCTGTCGCCTATCTTATAAACCCCTCTCCCTGCAGTAACTGGTGTGGAACTGAGGACACAATGGGAGGAGAAGAGctcagccagccagccagccagccaccaCTGGAAAAGCATCCTGAGGGACAGAGGACTATTTGGAGAAGCCCTGTGAGGGATGGACATAATCTCTATGCAACCTCCCCACTGGACTTTCTGGAGTAACATCATTAGGGACAGAGGTGCCATCTGTCCAGACTGTCGCCATTGGACCCTGGTGTAGCATTATGATGGACAGAGGTCCTATTTCGTGAAGCACTGTGAGGGGTAGAGGTAACACCTGTACAGCCCATCACCATGGACTTTCTGGAGTACCACTGTGATGGTCAGAGGTGCTATCTGGCAAAGCACTATGAGGGATGGAGGTGCCATCTGTCCGGCCTGCCACCACTGGACCTTCCCCCTAAGCATTTTTCAATGAACCAAAGTATTCATCTCTGAGACACAGATTTAGTCTTGATAGTTCCTAACTTCTTTGGGAGAAATATATGTTGGAGCACATTTGATGACAGGTGTCAATGCAGTGGGAAGAGAGAGGGTTGTGGTTCTGAAAGAGGACAAGATAGACATGAGGAAGGGGGCTTTGTGTTTAAGGGCAGAGTCCTGTCCCTAGGCAGCATAAGTACAGATTGGAGGCTACCTGTGAGTGCCTCCATTATGCCGATGGAGAATTTGGGTTGCAGTCACAACTTGAGAACCAAGAGAGCCACTTGGGACCTTGGTGGGACTGAGTGCCATGAGAACATGCGTCCATCAAGGGAGGACTCTGGGTGTAGGTTATTATCTGAAGAGTGGGGCCAGCGTGTTAAGTTTGAGGCAGGACATATTTCATGACTGTGAGCCTGAGAATAGCTATCCCGTATTCAGTGCCTGCAGTTCACCAGTATGTCGATAAGTGTTTTCTATACAATACTGCTCCTAGGTCAAGAGGCACAGTATTACTTATTCACGTAATGACCACATCTGTTTTCACGTATATTTTTGTTGTGAGGAAGTGTGCATCTGTGAGATTAAGCTATTTGGCAGAGACCCCAAAGCCATGTAGGGATGAAGCAGGAATCAGAAACCTCATGGATCAGTCTAGAGCTGATGATCAGGACAGGCATTTTTCAGGTGCCCTCAAAGAGAAAGATGGATGTGACCACAAGGAAAAGGTAATTAGAAGGAAATTTACTTGGCTGCTGACAAAATCTTTTCATTAATGCCTCTGAACCAACCAGTTCCTTATGCCCCAAATCAAATACCCCCATCTTACCATCCCCACCATCACCTAGCCCATCACTCAGTGTATTTCTCCCCCAACTGGTTGTCATCTTTGCCAAACTCAGCACATGCCAAGAGGAGGGAAGGGCCACAGTCCACCTCTTGGTCCATGTATCCGTTCCAACCTGGTTGTTGGTATGCGTGCTGAAGACTGGAAAAACTTAACAGGGTGCAGGTGCCCTGCACACATTGGCAACTGCTCTAACACTGGCCTACATCTTCACCCCTGTCTGaatcagggtctccctaagtcatCCAGGCTTGcatggaacttgggatcctcttgcctctgcctcccaactcTAAAATGAATGCTTCCTACCCACAGGTCATTGTCTGCAtgttagattctttttttttttttaattgttttagtttttgatggacctttatttattcatatgtggtgctgagaatcaaacgcagtgcctcatacatgctaggcaagcactctaccactgagccacaaccccagccctgtgtgtTAGATTCTTGAGTCCTCACAATGACTTCCTGAGGTGCATTATTCTTGATCTCTAAGTTCAATTTAAGCAACTGAGGTTGAATAAGATTAATAATGTGTCAAGTTCATACAGCTGGAGCTGGACCTAAGTGCAGATGTGTCTCTCTACCCAGTGCACTCCAGCCCTGCAGTGGGCTGTTTCCTCCACCTGGTGAATTTTAGTAGCCTTAGTCTCCCATACCTCCCCAATGGGAAGTCAGTGTCCTATGCTTCCTCTGGCTTCTCCCAATTCCCACACCCCGTCTGACTGCTCTTCTAGACATCACTCGTGAGAATGATGGCTTTCTTATTCCAACTAAGAACATGGGTGCCTTAGCCTGTTTTCTCACTATAACATACTACTGCACACTGGGTACTTCATAAAGAacgaaaatttatttcttaaaatttttgagggGGAAACCCAATTTTTGCATGACACCTAAATCTGCTGATGAGAGCCTTTGTGCTGCATGACACATTATGTAATGGCAAGTGAGCATGtacaagaaggaaaaaagcatGTAAAGCCCCTATCACAACAGTCCCATTCTAGCAGTAATTAATATTTTCCCATGAAAAGAACATTCCATACATCAGGGCAAAACCCTCCTGACCTGACCCCTTTAAGGTCCTGTCTGCTCGACACAGTTCATTACAGACTGAATTTCCAAAACATCTCTGGGAGACATGCAAACCCACAGTGGGTTACTGATATGAAATCCCTAACCTGACTGCACAACATCCACTGCAGAAGCATGTCTCCTACCTTGGGTCTGTCTGTCCCAGAGACCCTAAGACCCAGCCAGGCTCTTGTTTTGGGGCAGGTGACAGATTAGgatcctttattttttatccctcacattatttaaaacatgtttctCACAATATCTTACAAGCTGTGGTCAACATTCAGTTTTGCCCATAATCAAAAGTGGCTGTCTGCCAGGGACAGTgatgctcacctgtaatcccagtgacttgggaggatgagactGCAAGATCACAaatcaaagacagcctcagcaactagggagaccctgtctcaaaatggactGTGagtgtgggtcagtggttaaatACACttggatcaatccctggtaccaaaaaaaaaaaaaaaaaaaaaagaaagaaaaatggaaaaagtagtAGCGTGATATTCCCTTGTGTGAGCATATGAGTTGCTTCTCATTTGAGATTCCTATGAATGTCAAAAATCCTTAGCAGATTGCTTCCAGAAGTACAGTTGCTGGCTTACAGGGGAGGCCTCTATCAGCTTGACTATATACTGGTCAAACCTTTTAGGAAAGTTAGGGTTAGTTTGAGCATGAGAGACCTGAGAAGATTACTGTTGGAGGATTTTCTTTCTGGGTTGATGAAGAGAAGAGGCTAGAAGGAGGTGATGGGTTTAGGAAGAGCCAGGAGAGGTGGGGCATGTGACTGGCATCCTGGAATGGGGtgaattttcagatttgggaCTGACTCTAGAGGGGGAATAGTCGGTGCTGCAGATTgcacagagggaggaaggaaatgaacTGTTTATGCACCCATACACTACACAAAAATATTCTGGACCcctttagacacacacacacacacgtggttCTGCACTGCTGCTCCTGGGTGTCCCAACAATTCTACTGAATGCTACTTAGAGTTGGTATCTGACTCCAGAGATTTAAGGGCTCAGTCCCCAAGCTGGGCCTCACACAAGATGCCAGTTGCAGAGCTGGATGTCCATATTTCTACCCGACTAGCTACAATGTCAAGTTCCCGCAAACTTCCCCTCCCTCCATGGTACACGATTTGCTAGAATGACTCTCTGGACT from Sciurus carolinensis chromosome 17, mSciCar1.2, whole genome shotgun sequence encodes the following:
- the LOC124968212 gene encoding zinc finger protein 670-like → MVSGVGRKSSRGERSPWNRPEAAGVTLASGPELGSLQRPAPPFPPSLRRGAGPPPGMAASGPVLSQPLRPGVFSEQLGVRRPASPPADSVTFDDVAVTFTLGEWTLLDPSQKQLYRDVMCDTFKNLASIKKEREDQTIEDVYKNPRRELRSQVVGRCCEHEEGSQCGETVSWKPDCFVNKIVPPGVKSSESPVCEEVLVGHSSINVPLRAYAEQKPYDYPEYGENPCKYKECEKAFSSLQYFEEYEGTHTEGRYHECKQCGRVFSLSSSLQVHERIHTGEKPFVCKDCGKAFTRSRSVYRHERTHTGEKPYVCKDCGKALCDSSSLTIHERTHTGEKPYVCRDCGKAFTHSRSFYRHERTHSGEKPYICKQCGKGLSDSSTLKIHERTHSGEKPYVCKECGKTFSSSSYIRIHEKAHTGEKRYICKKCGNAFGYYSSLKKHERIHIGGKPFM